In Acidobacteriota bacterium, the sequence CAGTCGGCTCATCTCCCCTGCCAGGCCGACAACCGCCGGTAGGTAGTCCCGATCGATCTTGAGCGCCGCACGCAGCTGGCGGATGCCTTCCATCGAGTCGCCCTGCAGCTCGGACGCCGCGCGACCCCACCAGACATGGGACTCGGGATTACGGGGGAAGCGTTCGATCAGATCCGCAAACAACGCGGCGCCCTTCACGAAGTCGCCCTCGCGGAAATACGCGTCGATCCCCTGCGCCAGCAAGCGCTCGTCCTCGGGAAGAGACTCGGAATCCTGCAGGGCCGTCTCGATGGCGACCAACCCGCCGTCCACGTCACCCATCGTCAGCAGCGTCGTCGCTAGATGGACCTGTGGCAACGCAAACTCGCCGTCGTGCTCGATGGACGCACGGAAGCTGTCCGCCGCCGCTTCGAACTGTAGGTTCTCGTACTGGGTCTTGCCCTCGGTGAAGGCCAGGAACGCGTCCTGCGACCGGGTGGGCATCCTCTCGGGGCGGGTCGTCTCGCCCTGGGTCAGACCGGACAGCAGCCCGGTGGTCAGGTTCTCGACCATCAAAAATAAATCTGTCCCCGATACCTTGTGGGCGGCGGACAACGTGCCGGTCTCGACATCGTAGGCCTGGGCATCGATGCGGTACTGATCGCCCAGCTTGAACACCGAGCCGCTGATGACGATGTCGGCGCGGGCCCAACGGGCCAGCTCGGCGGTGGTGGATCGATCGAGGGGTGTGGTTGCGTCCTTGCCGGCGTTGGCCAGCAGGTCGTGCAGACGCTGGGTGGCGATCACCTCGAGTTGGCTCGAGCGCGACAGATCGGTGGTCAGCATCTGCGGCAGACCGCTGGAGATCCAACCGGCACTATCGTCACCGGTCTGGTTCTCGAAGAACGCCACGATGACCCGCGGGATGGGCGCTACCTCCATCGCCACCGGCATCACCGACGACGTCTGCGCCGCCGCCTCCACCTCAGGTCCACGATCGACGAACTTCGGAATCCACAGTCCCAGCAGACCGACAACCACGATCGCCGCGATCCCGAGCCACCAACGCTTTGACAGCCCCCGTCGCTTAGACGCCGGAAAGACGCTCAGTCGCTCGACACCACCGGAGCCGCCATGCATCTGTCGGCGTAGAAGGTTGAGATCGTCGGCAAGCTCCGCCGCCGACGAGTAGCGTTTCCCAGGATCCTTCGCCAGACACTTCTCGAACACCAACGCCAAACCACGGGGAACCCGAACCTCGGAGTCGGTCGGAATATTCGGCGGTTCATACGCTATCGCGTGCAACGTCGCGACGTCACTGCCACGGGCAAACGCAGAGCAACCGGTCGCAAGCTCGTACAGCAGGCTGCCTAGTGCAAAGATGTCCGAACGGGCATCCGCAACGTTCCCCGACACCTGCTCGGGACTCATGTAGGCCACGGTGCCCATCAGCACCCCGCCCCGTGTCAGCCACTTGGTCGGGGTCTGGGTCTTCGACAACCCGGACTCTTCTTCCTCGTTGACGACGTCCTCGATCCGAGCGACGCCGAAGTCAAGCACCTTGTAGAAGCCGGTGCCGCCGACCATGACGTTCTCGGGCTTCAGGTCTCGATGGATGACCCCGTGCTCGTGAGCCGCCGCGATGGCGGACGCCACCTGGGAGCCACAGTCCAGCACCTGCTCCACGGGAAGTGCGCCGGACTCAAGAACCTCTCGGAGGGTCGGGCCCTCCACCAGTTCCATGGTGAGAAACGCCGATTCCCCATCCACGTCGAAATCGAACAACGTCGCGATACCGGGGTGGCTGACCGACGAGACGATCTTCGCCTCACGCTCAAACCGGCGACTGCGCTCGGCATCCAGCCTGAACTCACCCGACAGCATCTTCAGCGCGACGGTACGACCCAGCCGGGTATCGCGGGCGCGATAGACCACGCCCATCCCTCCCTCGCCAAGCCGAGAGATAATCTCGTAATGCTTGACTCGGGTCGGGTCGTTTACGCCGGGCTTCTCCACGGGTGCTGGACCTCTGTCGTGTTCAGGATTTCTGCAGTCGGATCGTACCGCTAAACGTCTCGATCTCCACATCGGCGCTGCCGTTGCCCTCGGTGAAGCTGAGGCTCTTGGACGGCAGGTACTCGGCACGCTTGGGGGTGGGACCGAAGTCGCTCTTGATCGAACCGCTGAAGGTCTCGATCTCGTACTCCGCACCGAAGCCCGCAGGCACACGAAGCGTGATGTTGCCGCTGACGGCGCCGATCGAATAGTCGCCGCCGTTGTTGAAGCCACCGGACACCTCGACCGTGCCGGAGACCAGCTCCACCTCGATGGTGTCGGTCGACTTGCCGCCGCGGATGTCGATGCTCCCACTGACGGACTCCACGAGGATCTCTTCCATGTTTCCGTCGATGTCGATGTCGCCGCTGACCGTTTCGACGGAGACGCTACCGGTCAGACCCTCTACCCAGATCTCGGAGCTGACGGTCTCGATGCTCAGCTCGACACCGGCGGGCACGCTGATCTCCAGGTCGGCCTCCAATCGGACGTTGTTGTGGGTCCCGCTGGGGAGATCGACCTCGATCGAGATATCGTCGTCGTCGCCGTCGACCTCGACGGTCTCCCAGCGGTCGTTGACGGTCCCGCGGATCCGAACCTCGCTGTTGCTGCCGACGACGACACGGATGGTCCCCGAGATCAGCTCGATGGAGACGTCGGCGTCCGCGGTCGCGTCGCGGGTGATGTCGACGGTCTTGGTCCCCGCCAGAAGCGGCAGTGCCATCAGTAATAGTGCGGCGATGAGTGTGATCTTCTTCATGGCAATTCCTCTCAGGAGCGGAGCCGGGAGGCCCGCAAGAGAATGTCTAATTTCCGGTTATAAAGGGCGGTCAGGATGTGGCTGTTCTCGAAGGTGACCCCGTCGCGACCCAGGGCCAGACGGACCTCGGCGATGGCGGTATCGACGACGGCCAGGTTCTTATCCAGGACCGCCAGGGTCTCGGGCTCGATCTCGTCGCGGCGGGCTTCAAGCCCCTCCGCCAACGACTCGGTCGCCCGGATGTACTCGGCCTCCGCGGCCTCGAAGTTGGCCAGCAGGGTCTCAAACGACGGCTCGACTTTGCCCGACGGGCCCACCGCGGTCTCCCCGTTGTCACGACCGAGCTCGAGTCCGGCAAAGATCGCCACCAACCCCACCGCGGCGGCCGCCGCCAGCCAGCGGGTCCAGCCGTAGCTAGGCTTGCGGGCGCGAACTCGAACCGCATCCAGCAGGTCGCGGTCGGGCTCGATATCGCTCAACTGCGTCGCCTGATGCAACAGGTTCCGGATCGACTCCACGTCGGAGCGGCAATCGGGGCAGCTATCGAGATGACGACGCACCTCGAGAGTCTCCGACTCCGAGAGTAACTCGTCGACGTAGTCGTTCAGCATCTCTTCGTTGGGATGAGTCATGAGTTCAATGCCTCTCTTAGAATGCGTCGCGCGTGATGAAG encodes:
- a CDS encoding protein kinase; this encodes MEKPGVNDPTRVKHYEIISRLGEGGMGVVYRARDTRLGRTVALKMLSGEFRLDAERSRRFEREAKIVSSVSHPGIATLFDFDVDGESAFLTMELVEGPTLREVLESGALPVEQVLDCGSQVASAIAAAHEHGVIHRDLKPENVMVGGTGFYKVLDFGVARIEDVVNEEEESGLSKTQTPTKWLTRGGVLMGTVAYMSPEQVSGNVADARSDIFALGSLLYELATGCSAFARGSDVATLHAIAYEPPNIPTDSEVRVPRGLALVFEKCLAKDPGKRYSSAAELADDLNLLRRQMHGGSGGVERLSVFPASKRRGLSKRWWLGIAAIVVVGLLGLWIPKFVDRGPEVEAAAQTSSVMPVAMEVAPIPRVIVAFFENQTGDDSAGWISSGLPQMLTTDLSRSSQLEVIATQRLHDLLANAGKDATTPLDRSTTAELARWARADIVISGSVFKLGDQYRIDAQAYDVETGTLSAAHKVSGTDLFLMVENLTTGLLSGLTQGETTRPERMPTRSQDAFLAFTEGKTQYENLQFEAAADSFRASIEHDGEFALPQVHLATTLLTMGDVDGGLVAIETALQDSESLPEDERLLAQGIDAYFREGDFVKGAALFADLIERFPRNPESHVWWGRAASELQGDSMEGIRQLRAALKIDRDYLPAVVGLAGEMSRLGAVEESQTMLQAAADRCPMAADAIMELME
- a CDS encoding zf-HC2 domain-containing protein; the protein is MTHPNEEMLNDYVDELLSESETLEVRRHLDSCPDCRSDVESIRNLLHQATQLSDIEPDRDLLDAVRVRARKPSYGWTRWLAAAAAVGLVAIFAGLELGRDNGETAVGPSGKVEPSFETLLANFEAAEAEYIRATESLAEGLEARRDEIEPETLAVLDKNLAVVDTAIAEVRLALGRDGVTFENSHILTALYNRKLDILLRASRLRS
- a CDS encoding DUF4097 family beta strand repeat-containing protein — protein: MKKITLIAALLLMALPLLAGTKTVDITRDATADADVSIELISGTIRVVVGSNSEVRIRGTVNDRWETVEVDGDDDDISIEVDLPSGTHNNVRLEADLEISVPAGVELSIETVSSEIWVEGLTGSVSVETVSGDIDIDGNMEEILVESVSGSIDIRGGKSTDTIEVELVSGTVEVSGGFNNGGDYSIGAVSGNITLRVPAGFGAEYEIETFSGSIKSDFGPTPKRAEYLPSKSLSFTEGNGSADVEIETFSGTIRLQKS